The following coding sequences are from one Gossypium hirsutum isolate 1008001.06 chromosome A12, Gossypium_hirsutum_v2.1, whole genome shotgun sequence window:
- the LOC107932489 gene encoding rac-like GTP-binding protein 5, producing MSASRFIKCVTVGDGAVGKTCLLISYTSNTFPTDYVPTVFDNFSANVVVDGNTVNLGLWDTAGQEDYNRLRPLSYRGADVFLLAFSLISKASYENVAKKWIPELRHYAPGVPIILVGTKLDLREDKQFFIDHPGAVPITTAQGEELRKLIGAHFYIECSSKTQQNVKAVFDAAIKVVLQPPKKKKKKKRKAQKACSIL from the exons ATGAGTGCTTCCAGGTTCATAAAATGCGTCACGGTCGGTGACGGTGCCGTCGGCAAGACTTGTCTGCTCATTTCCTACACTAGCAATACTTTCCCTACC GATTATGTGCCAACTGTCTTTGACAACTTTAGTGCTAATGTGGTTGTGGATGGGAACACTGTTAATCTGGGATTGTGGGATACTGCTG GACAGGAAGATTACAATAGATTAAGACCATTGAGCTATCGTGGAGCAGATGTCTTCTTGCTGGCATTTTCTCTCATTAGCAAAGCTAGCTATGAAAATGTTGCTAAGAAA TGGATTCCAGAATTGAGACATTATGCACCCGGTGTTCCAATTATTCTTGTTGGGACTAAGCTTG ATCTTCGAGAAGATAAGCAGTTCTTCATAGATCACCCTGGTGCGGTGCCCATTACCACAGCACAG GGTGAGGAATTGAGAAAGCTAATTGGAGCGCATTTTTACATTGAGTGTAGTTCAAAAACACAACAG AATGTGAAAGCGGTCTTTGATGCGGCCATCAAAGTAGTTCTCCAGCctccaaagaagaagaagaaaaagaagagaaaggcaCAAAAAGCTTGCTCAATATTGTGA
- the LOC107921418 gene encoding acyl-coenzyme A thioesterase 8-like produces the protein MDTCSISDYLHFLPVLIFQKEEEGFEHQEAMMPSVPAPDGLLLLDDLRELRLTDPRLPMSYRKKVATTKFVHWPIEIRFCALNTNTNQSKSDPSLRYWFRAKGKLSDDQALHRCVVAFASDLIFSGVSLNPHRRKGFKSASLSLDHSMWFHRHLRADDWLLFVVGLR, from the exons ATGGATACTTGTAGCATCTCAGATTACTTGCACTTTTTGCCTGTGTTGATTTTCCAGAAAGAAGAAGAAGGGTTTGAACACCAAGAAGCAATGATGCCATCTGTGCCAGCTCCAGACGGG CTTCTGTTATTGGATGATTTACGAGAATTACGTCTCACTGATCCCCGTCTTCCTAT GAGTTACCGGAAAAAGGTGGCCACAACGAAATTTGTTCATTGGCCCATAGAGATAAGGTTTTGTGCACTTAATACAAACACAAACCAGTCAAAATCTGATCCAAG TTTGAGGTATTGGTTTAGAGCCAAAGGAAAACTTTCAGATGATCAAGCTCTGCATAG ATGTGTAGTGGCCTTTGCTTCAGATCTGATATTTAGTGGTGTCAGTTTGAATCCACACCGCAGAAAGGGTTTTAAGTCAGCTTCCCTTAGCTTGGACCACTC GATGTGGTTCCACCGGCATCTTAGGGCTGATGACTGGTTATTGTTTGTGGTAGGTTTAAGATGA
- the LOC107932499 gene encoding ubiquitin-conjugating enzyme E2 10: MASKRILKELKDLQRDPPTSCSAGPVAEDMFHWQATIIGPNDSPYAGGVFLVTIHFPPDYPFKPPKVAFRTKVYHPNINSNGNICLDILKEQWSPALTISKVLLSICSLLTDPNPDDPLVPEIAHLCKTDKFKYESTARNWTQKYAMG; encoded by the exons ATGGCGTCGAAAAGAATACTGAAGGAGCTGAAGGATTTGCAGAGAGATCCACCAACGTCATGCAGTGCAG GTCCCGTAGCTGAGGATATGTTCCATTGGCAAGCAACCATCATTGGTCCAAACGATAGTCCCTATGCTGGTGGTGTTTTTCTTGTAACCATTCATTTCCCACCTGATTATCCATTTAAACCTCCCAAG GTTGCCTTCAGGACCAAGGTTTACCATCCCAACATAAACAGCAATGGCAATATCTGCTTAGACATTCTCAAAGAGCAATGGAGTCCTGCACTCACCATATCTAAG GTTTTGCTGTCAATATGTTCACTGCTAACAGACCCAAATCCTGATGATCCTCTAGTTCCGGAGATTGCTCATTTGTGCAAAACTGACAAATTCAAGT